The Pontibacter sp. SGAir0037 DNA segment TATGGTGTATTCCCAGCAATTGGCAACACTAACTCCTATGTCATACAGTATGAAAGCCCACAACAGCTTTGTGAGGTTGAAATTTTTTCCCGAAAAGATAATGCCACATCCGCCTGGAATTTACTAAATCCAGCTGTTGCTAATCAAACTACATCCACTCAAACAGATGGCGCCAGAAAAGAATTTGTAGTTCAAAATAAGACCGAGCTTCCCATTGTTGGTGCTACTAGTTTCTGCACCGGCTCCAGTATTGAGCTAGAAGTAAATACTGATCTTGATCCGACTTGGAGTACTGGGCACAAGGGGAAAAAGATAACGATAACAGAAGCCGGTAAATATTGGGTAACTGCACCGCATGGCACTTGCCTGGCTACCGACACCATTACTGTTCAGGAATTACCTGTACCCGCTATAAACTTAGGGAGTAACATTATCTTATGCCCCGGCACCTCAGCTACCATACAGGCCCCGGCAGGTTTTTCATCATACCTGTGGAGTAATGGCTCCCAAAGTTCCAGTATTACGGTAAATACGGCAGGAACTTACTCTGTTGAAGTAACAAACGCCAGCGGCTGTACCTCCCAAAGCATTATACAAGTAGAGGAAGCTACTGTTCCTACTATTATACTACCAGATAACCAGCATTATTCAGTTTGTTATGGAGAAAATGCTCTGATAAATGCTACTACTGCCGGAGCTACGTACCAATGGTCTGATGGCTCAACTTTTCCTACCCTTACTGCTGCCGCTACAGGTGAATATTGGGTGGATATTATAGTTAATGGCTGTGCCTACAGGCGTACCGTACAGGTAACCTACGAAGAATGCCCACAGATCCCGAACATTATCACACCAAACGGCGACGGATTAAATGATACATTCATTCTAATCGGCCTCCCTCCCAACAACGTACGGGTAGAAATATATAACAGGTGGGGAAAATTGATTTATAAGTCCGGTAACTACCAAAACAACTGGGGTTCGCCTGATATTGCTGCCGGTTCTTACTATTACTATATCAAAAGCAGTAGCTCATCTAAAGAGTTCAAGGGCTGGCTTGAAGTTATGAAATAAGAGGTGTTTCAGACTTGGAAAGCTATTGAATACTGTTCGATAATTTCTCTTTTAAAAAAATTTCCACAGGTGCCAATCTTCAAATACTTACCTTTACAGGCTTAGTGTATAGTATCCGTTAATGAGCAAAATTTTACAGCGCGAAGGAATCTGGAATTCAATCATCTCCTATGTAGGTATCGGCATCGGATATGTAAATACAGTGCTGCTGTTCCCTAATTTCCTGGAGGAAGAGCAGCTTGGGCTTACCAGGTTACTGGCCACTATCTCTGTGATGTATGCTCAGTTTTCAGCGCTTGGCTTTGTAAATACCAGTGCACGGTACTTCCCTTACTTTCGAAATAAAGACAGACAACACAATGGCTTTCTGTTTCTGTTGTTGTCTATCCCTTTGCTTGGTTTTCTGGTTGCGACCTCAGCCTTTCTTCTGCTTAAGCCTTTTGTGATAGCGTATTACCAGGAACGATCCAGTATTCTGGTGGATTACTACTACTATATTATTCCACTGGCTCTTTTTACCTTACTCTTTAACATGCTTACCGCTTACCTGCGGTCGCTGTACAAAACCATCATTTCGTCTTTTGCGCAGGACTTCCTGCTCAGGGTGCTTACATCGCTCCTCATATTGGTATATGCCTTTAACTGGCTCAGCTTTCACCAGTTCGTACTACTGTACATAGGCATTAACTCTGCCATTACGCTTGTGCTGGTAGTATATGTTTTATGGCTCAAACAAATGTTTCTGCGCCCTTCGCTGGCAGTACTGCAGATTGTTCCGATTAGAGAGCTGCTTTTTTATGGCTTTTTTACATTTCTGGGCAACATCTCCACTACTATTATCACTACCATAGACCAGGTAATGATTGGTTCTTACAGTTTAAGTGACAACGCCATTTACACCACAGCTTTTTATATTACAAGCGCCGTTATTGTTCCGGCCAAGT contains these protein-coding regions:
- a CDS encoding LamG-like jellyroll fold domain-containing protein encodes the protein MTFNGFNNYVSFSHDSRGITNQVTTEAWIKTTSLNNQHFVVKYDRDRESGFQLHTLNGKAGFSGRDGSGQYRLSGYSDVFVADGEWHHLAGVCTGTSWLIYVDGVLQGESVTNYTQTDLRSDEPLLVGTYFYLGQTWYYNGEVDEIRVWNRALTAEEIRKNMCKTIPDNSTNLVAYFKLDETSGSTVQDHSSYRLHGVFQDMDAASARVTSGAAIGDRSVYLYPSTWQNQKVEIAGGNGNKVWVDQIVASPFDQGIHLYYVGGRPNSTVGISNPQSVTEYYGVFPAIGNTNSYVIQYESPQQLCEVEIFSRKDNATSAWNLLNPAVANQTTSTQTDGARKEFVVQNKTELPIVGATSFCTGSSIELEVNTDLDPTWSTGHKGKKITITEAGKYWVTAPHGTCLATDTITVQELPVPAINLGSNIILCPGTSATIQAPAGFSSYLWSNGSQSSSITVNTAGTYSVEVTNASGCTSQSIIQVEEATVPTIILPDNQHYSVCYGENALINATTAGATYQWSDGSTFPTLTAAATGEYWVDIIVNGCAYRRTVQVTYEECPQIPNIITPNGDGLNDTFILIGLPPNNVRVEIYNRWGKLIYKSGNYQNNWGSPDIAAGSYYYYIKSSSSSKEFKGWLEVMK
- a CDS encoding lipopolysaccharide biosynthesis protein, producing MSKILQREGIWNSIISYVGIGIGYVNTVLLFPNFLEEEQLGLTRLLATISVMYAQFSALGFVNTSARYFPYFRNKDRQHNGFLFLLLSIPLLGFLVATSAFLLLKPFVIAYYQERSSILVDYYYYIIPLALFTLLFNMLTAYLRSLYKTIISSFAQDFLLRVLTSLLILVYAFNWLSFHQFVLLYIGINSAITLVLVVYVLWLKQMFLRPSLAVLQIVPIRELLFYGFFTFLGNISTTIITTIDQVMIGSYSLSDNAIYTTAFYITSAVIVPAKSLLKIAHPQVAEFWKDKDMESMGKLYKNITLINLIIGLLLSIGIWANIDNLFDFMPETYRAGKYVVLFLIIARVVDLATSLNGVILATSDKYRWDLSFNILLAGLTIWTNWYFIRRYGINGAAFASMISYLFINMSRLLFVKFIYNLQPFAWSSVTITFIAAVSLGAAYLLPDLGNVFLDIFVRSLLITVIYAGLTIGFKISPEINAWLQKLLPN